In the Marinomonas algicola genome, one interval contains:
- a CDS encoding homocysteine S-methyltransferase family protein translates to MTSLTILDGGMGRELARLGAPFKQPEWSALAMMEAPLTVKEIHKSYINSGSQVITTNSYSLVPFHIGEDVFKERGRELTTLSGKVAREAVDECHSEAKVAGSLAPLFGSYRADLYQPGRVKELAVPLIESLNPYVDLWLSETQSVIDEVTRVKALVDTIDLEKKPFWVSFTLEDSEPTEVPILRSGETVTEAVKAMHAIGVDAILFNCSQPEIIGEAIVLTKATLSALGNDAIQIGAYANAFPPQPKNATANEGLDELRKDLTPPDYLTWVKQWHDDGASLIGGCCGIGPEHIEAITEYKASLK, encoded by the coding sequence ATGACTTCTCTAACCATTTTAGACGGCGGCATGGGTCGTGAACTCGCTCGGCTTGGAGCGCCCTTCAAACAGCCAGAATGGTCAGCTCTTGCCATGATGGAAGCACCATTAACGGTCAAAGAAATACATAAATCCTATATCAACAGCGGTTCTCAAGTTATTACCACAAACAGTTACTCACTGGTTCCTTTTCATATTGGTGAAGATGTATTTAAAGAGAGAGGCCGTGAGCTCACTACTCTTTCTGGCAAAGTTGCCCGTGAAGCCGTTGATGAGTGTCATTCTGAAGCAAAAGTCGCCGGATCCTTAGCACCTCTATTTGGTTCATATCGCGCTGACTTATATCAACCTGGCCGTGTAAAAGAGCTAGCCGTTCCGTTAATTGAATCTCTCAACCCTTATGTAGACCTATGGCTATCTGAAACACAAAGCGTGATTGATGAAGTAACACGAGTAAAAGCATTGGTTGATACCATTGACCTTGAGAAAAAACCATTCTGGGTTTCTTTTACTTTAGAAGACTCAGAGCCAACAGAAGTCCCCATCCTTCGTTCTGGAGAAACGGTTACCGAAGCGGTGAAGGCAATGCATGCCATTGGTGTGGATGCCATTCTTTTTAATTGCAGCCAACCTGAAATCATTGGGGAAGCGATCGTATTAACTAAAGCAACACTTTCTGCATTAGGCAATGATGCCATTCAAATTGGTGCTTATGCGAATGCCTTCCCTCCTCAACCGAAGAATGCAACAGCAAACGAGGGCTTAGATGAGCTCAGAAAAGACTTAACACCTCCAGATTATTTAACATGGGTCAAACAGTGGCATGATGATGGAGCGAGTCTCATTGGGGGCTGTTGTGGCATTGGTCCAGAACACATTGAAGCCATTACAGAATATAAAGCGAGCCTAAAATAA
- a CDS encoding asparaginase has product MSAQILIIYTGGTIGMVQTEKGLAPASGLQERIEKAMGESLVTLPSFEVLELSPLIDSANITPDHWTKLMHTLSTHWQEYEGFIVLHGTDTMAYTASALSFMLGACRKNVLLTGSQIPLGMNRSDATDNLQAALSLATYHRITDVSLVFDGKLMRGNRIQKISSGRFDAFQTPNYDLLGELSINVQLYPKRMLPFVKNAHYNQFEKQMGCFNAGAVAVLIIHPSQPSTLYQSLLEDESCQAIILLTYGAGNIPDQMPSFLAFIAEAVNRKKNVVNLSQCLHGGVTQGAYATGSVLNALHVMSGKDMTLEAAFCKLHWLLAKGETYQGIQDKWSINYCGEFTE; this is encoded by the coding sequence ATGAGCGCTCAAATACTCATCATTTATACAGGTGGTACCATAGGTATGGTACAAACTGAAAAGGGTCTTGCTCCCGCTTCTGGATTACAAGAGCGTATTGAAAAAGCCATGGGTGAAAGCTTAGTGACACTGCCTAGCTTTGAGGTGCTAGAACTTTCTCCCTTAATTGACAGTGCGAATATTACGCCAGATCATTGGACTAAGCTTATGCATACCTTGTCAACTCATTGGCAAGAGTACGAAGGCTTTATCGTATTGCATGGGACGGATACCATGGCTTATACAGCCTCTGCGTTGTCTTTTATGTTGGGAGCTTGTCGGAAAAATGTCCTTTTGACGGGGTCTCAAATCCCATTAGGAATGAACAGAAGTGATGCCACTGATAATTTGCAAGCCGCTTTGTCTTTGGCAACGTATCATCGTATTACGGATGTTAGCTTGGTTTTCGATGGAAAATTAATGCGGGGGAATCGTATTCAGAAAATCAGTAGCGGCCGTTTTGATGCCTTTCAAACCCCTAATTATGATCTACTAGGGGAGTTATCTATTAATGTACAACTGTATCCAAAGCGCATGCTGCCATTCGTTAAAAACGCGCATTATAATCAATTTGAGAAACAAATGGGCTGTTTTAACGCCGGTGCTGTGGCGGTTTTAATCATTCATCCAAGTCAGCCAAGTACCTTGTATCAGTCATTATTAGAGGATGAATCTTGCCAAGCGATTATTTTATTAACGTATGGGGCCGGTAATATTCCTGATCAAATGCCTTCTTTTTTAGCCTTTATCGCTGAGGCCGTAAATCGAAAGAAAAATGTGGTTAATCTGAGTCAATGTTTACATGGTGGTGTCACGCAAGGAGCTTATGCAACGGGCTCTGTGTTAAACGCATTGCATGTCATGAGTGGAAAAGACATGACCTTAGAAGCGGCGTTTTGCAAATTACATTGGTTACTTGCAAAAGGAGAAACTTATCAAGGTATACAGGATAAATGGTCTATAAATTACTGCGGTGAATTTACTGAATAG
- a CDS encoding aspartate ammonia-lyase translates to MKTRSEYDLLGNMDVPADAFYGIQTQRAAQNFSITGVPISHFPELIKALAMVKAAVARTNQELKLLTDEKADAIVSACLDLVEGQHHEQFIVDVIQGGAGTSTNMNANEVIANIALTKLGHEKGEYQYLHPNDDVNRSQSTNDAYPTAACLAIQFAADLFVPSLASLKKALEGKAREFSHIVKMGRTQLQDAVPMTLGQEFDAFAVTLGEDIERISEACALLCEVNLGGTAIGTGINTPEGYAKRVVEKLAIISMKPLTPATNLVEATSDMGAFVFFSGILKRLAIKLSKMSNDLRLLSSGPRTGLGEINLPAMQPGSSIMPGKVNPVIPEAMNQTAYQVIASDLAVTLAAEAGQLQLNAMEPMIIYNLLNSLKMLKEACRMLEHRCVQGITANEAVCAAHLENSIGIITALVPYIGYSNASRIANTALHTGNTVKALIIEEQLLSEEQLNLLLSPESMLSPSKVVI, encoded by the coding sequence ATGAAAACTCGTTCTGAATACGATTTACTGGGGAATATGGACGTCCCCGCGGATGCTTTTTATGGCATCCAGACACAACGTGCCGCACAGAATTTTTCTATTACTGGCGTGCCGATCTCTCATTTTCCGGAGTTAATCAAAGCACTTGCGATGGTAAAAGCCGCGGTAGCAAGAACCAACCAAGAATTGAAATTGTTAACAGACGAAAAGGCCGATGCCATTGTGTCTGCTTGTCTAGATTTGGTTGAGGGTCAACATCATGAGCAATTTATCGTAGACGTTATTCAAGGCGGTGCGGGTACCTCGACGAATATGAATGCCAATGAAGTCATTGCGAATATCGCGCTCACAAAGTTGGGGCATGAAAAAGGAGAGTATCAATACCTACACCCCAATGATGATGTTAACCGTTCACAGTCGACCAATGATGCTTACCCAACGGCGGCGTGTCTTGCTATTCAGTTTGCCGCGGATCTCTTTGTACCAAGTCTGGCGTCTCTAAAAAAGGCGTTGGAAGGGAAAGCGAGAGAATTTTCTCATATTGTGAAAATGGGACGTACTCAATTACAAGATGCCGTACCTATGACGTTAGGCCAAGAGTTTGATGCATTTGCGGTAACGCTTGGTGAAGACATTGAGCGTATCAGTGAGGCGTGCGCATTACTTTGTGAGGTGAATCTTGGTGGTACGGCCATTGGCACAGGTATTAACACGCCAGAAGGTTATGCTAAGCGAGTGGTTGAAAAACTAGCCATCATTTCCATGAAACCGTTAACACCAGCAACAAACTTAGTGGAGGCCACTTCGGACATGGGGGCTTTTGTTTTCTTCTCTGGAATATTGAAACGTTTAGCGATCAAATTAAGCAAAATGAGTAATGACTTACGTTTGCTTTCGAGTGGGCCCAGAACGGGTTTAGGTGAAATCAATTTACCAGCAATGCAACCGGGTTCTTCGATCATGCCTGGCAAAGTCAACCCCGTTATTCCTGAAGCCATGAACCAGACAGCGTATCAAGTTATCGCGTCAGACCTTGCGGTGACTTTAGCCGCCGAAGCGGGACAGCTGCAGCTTAATGCAATGGAGCCAATGATTATTTATAACCTGCTTAACTCGTTAAAAATGCTTAAAGAAGCATGCCGTATGTTGGAGCATCGTTGTGTTCAGGGGATTACCGCAAACGAAGCTGTTTGTGCTGCGCATCTTGAGAATAGCATTGGTATTATTACGGCTCTGGTCCCTTATATTGGTTATTCCAATGCGTCACGCATTGCGAATACGGCATTGCATACGGGAAACACAGTTAAGGCTCTGATTATTGAGGAGCAGTTGCTATCTGAAGAACAGCTTAATCTGTTATTGAGTCCAGAATCTATGTTGTCACCCAGTAAGGTGGTTATATGA
- a CDS encoding helix-turn-helix domain-containing protein: MTEDFSANLRLLCSYYKSVAEVCRRLNINRAQFNRYLNETTVPTRSTLRRIGDFFGVETNEIMLPHAQFVRLVQARPIRSQEDQPSVTPEQLAFNDLSQVGQQGLVRYWGYYFEYYLSMACPGKILRTLVNIESQGDKTYYRRIERLNTSLSKKSFHGIYSGAVQLLSDRLFLIDYESLTHVEMTQTILYPSFRNRVELLTGLRLGVSGRGERVPCCVRVVYEYLGKSINKKKVITQCGLYDIDSEDIAEEIRHSIINDIQAGDWHFKARV; encoded by the coding sequence ATGACGGAAGATTTTTCTGCGAATCTAAGATTACTGTGCAGTTACTATAAATCCGTTGCTGAAGTGTGCCGACGATTAAATATCAATCGAGCCCAATTCAACCGCTACCTTAATGAAACGACGGTACCCACTAGGAGTACACTTCGACGTATTGGTGATTTCTTCGGCGTTGAAACGAATGAAATTATGCTACCACACGCACAGTTCGTTCGGCTTGTTCAAGCACGACCTATTCGATCACAGGAAGATCAGCCTAGCGTTACGCCTGAACAACTTGCCTTTAATGATCTTAGTCAAGTAGGCCAACAAGGCCTGGTTCGGTATTGGGGATATTATTTTGAATACTATTTATCCATGGCCTGCCCCGGAAAAATTTTGCGAACCTTGGTAAACATAGAGTCACAAGGAGACAAAACCTATTACCGTCGTATTGAAAGACTAAATACCTCGCTTAGTAAAAAATCTTTTCATGGCATTTACAGTGGCGCGGTTCAGTTGTTATCCGACCGTTTATTCTTAATAGACTACGAGAGTTTAACTCATGTTGAAATGACACAAACAATCCTTTACCCCTCTTTTCGCAATCGAGTGGAGCTGCTAACGGGCCTTCGGCTTGGCGTCTCCGGTCGAGGAGAACGTGTACCTTGCTGTGTCAGAGTGGTTTATGAATATTTGGGGAAAAGTATAAATAAAAAGAAAGTCATTACTCAATGCGGTTTATATGATATCGATAGTGAAGACATTGCCGAAGAGATACGCCATTCCATCATAAACGACATACAAGCAGGTGATTGGCACTTTAAAGCAAGGGTTTAA
- a CDS encoding succinylglutamate desuccinylase/aspartoacylase family protein — MPLTTIENTPSNEESDKANDTKTKGNREMNELVIAGVSIKTGEIKKIELPMPPLYTDTHMSIPVYVHRGKKPGPCLFVSAAIHGDELNGIEIVSRLISSKSIKSLRGTLIAVPMVNVYGVLNQSRYLPDRRDLNRSFPGSKKGSLAGRIANIFLTEIVSKCDYGIDLHTGAIHRSNLPQIRADLDDPITLELAKAFGLPVLLNSDIREGSLRQASADFGTKVLLYEAGQALRYDEFSIQVGVKGIINVMRQIGMLNKRKTKGHSIEPFIARQSGWVRASESGFVNHLAKLGDHVAKGAPLAYINDPYGLTLATIYSPSEGIVIGKQNIPLAQEGEAMYHIAYFKAPDSVAEHVEFLQDNLMLDENNLDLD, encoded by the coding sequence ATGCCATTAACAACGATTGAGAATACACCCTCTAACGAGGAATCGGATAAAGCCAATGACACCAAGACAAAAGGTAACAGAGAAATGAATGAACTCGTCATTGCTGGAGTCAGCATCAAGACGGGTGAAATAAAAAAAATTGAGCTGCCGATGCCGCCTCTCTACACAGATACGCATATGTCAATCCCTGTGTATGTTCATCGAGGCAAAAAGCCCGGCCCTTGTCTTTTTGTCAGTGCCGCTATCCATGGTGATGAGCTTAATGGCATAGAAATTGTCAGTCGATTGATCAGCAGCAAATCCATTAAATCCTTACGCGGCACCTTAATTGCTGTACCAATGGTTAACGTATACGGCGTTTTGAATCAAAGCCGGTATTTACCCGACCGACGAGATCTCAATAGAAGCTTTCCAGGCAGTAAAAAAGGTTCACTAGCAGGACGAATTGCCAATATTTTCCTAACGGAAATCGTCTCAAAATGTGATTATGGTATTGATCTGCATACCGGCGCCATTCATCGTAGTAATTTACCTCAAATACGCGCTGATTTAGACGACCCAATAACACTAGAGCTCGCAAAAGCCTTTGGTTTACCCGTATTACTGAATTCAGACATACGAGAGGGATCACTGCGCCAAGCCAGCGCCGACTTTGGCACCAAGGTGCTGTTGTATGAAGCAGGGCAAGCATTGCGCTACGATGAGTTCTCCATTCAAGTTGGTGTGAAAGGCATTATCAACGTTATGCGGCAAATTGGCATGCTGAATAAACGCAAAACCAAAGGCCACTCCATTGAACCTTTCATCGCTCGTCAAAGTGGTTGGGTTCGAGCCAGCGAAAGCGGCTTTGTGAACCACCTAGCAAAACTCGGAGATCATGTGGCAAAAGGAGCACCTCTCGCCTATATAAATGATCCTTACGGCCTGACACTAGCCACCATATACAGTCCTTCAGAAGGCATTGTCATTGGCAAACAAAATATTCCTTTAGCTCAAGAAGGAGAAGCCATGTACCACATCGCGTATTTTAAGGCGCCTGATTCTGTCGCTGAGCATGTGGAGTTTCTTCAAGACAATCTGATGCTGGACGAAAACAACTTGGACCTAGATTAA
- a CDS encoding NAD-dependent succinate-semialdehyde dehydrogenase, with the protein MSIELKNSALLRDRAYISGQWVKAISGKTFDVINPANGEHLISVPDMDGTDTCLAIEAADKALPSWRSMLAKDRANILRKWFQLIMDNQEDLARLMTAEQGKPLAESRGEVAYGASFIEWFAEEAKRAYGDVIPGPGKDKRIVVIKQPVGVVAAITPWNFPIAMITRKIAPALAAGCSVVVKPAEDTPLSALAITALAERAGVPAGLVNVVTCSKSNAVAVGGELTGNSIVRKVSFTGSTPVGKLLMRQASDTVKKVSLELGGNAPFIVFDDADLDAAVSGLMASKYRNTGQTCVCANRVYVQSGVYDVFVEKLKTAVSKMVVGDGLEGETHQGPLINPAALEKVRRHIADALSKGAKVGLGGQAHALGGTFFEPTILTEVNQDMLIAKEETFGPVAPLFRFETEEEAIAMANDSEFGLSAYFYSNDIHRVWHVAEALEAGMIGINEGIISTEVAPFGGIKESGLGREGSRYGLDEYMELKYLCLGGMR; encoded by the coding sequence ATGTCTATTGAATTAAAAAATTCAGCACTGTTACGCGATCGAGCTTATATCAGTGGGCAATGGGTGAAAGCGATTTCTGGCAAGACGTTTGATGTTATTAACCCAGCTAACGGTGAGCATTTAATCAGTGTTCCCGACATGGATGGAACCGATACTTGTTTAGCTATCGAAGCGGCAGATAAGGCTTTGCCATCCTGGCGCTCCATGCTTGCTAAGGATCGGGCCAATATACTGCGTAAATGGTTTCAACTTATTATGGATAATCAAGAAGATTTAGCGCGACTTATGACAGCAGAACAGGGTAAGCCTCTTGCCGAGTCACGCGGAGAAGTTGCTTACGGCGCGAGTTTCATCGAGTGGTTTGCCGAAGAAGCCAAACGGGCTTATGGCGATGTTATTCCTGGTCCTGGTAAGGATAAGCGTATTGTTGTTATTAAACAGCCTGTGGGCGTTGTTGCTGCCATTACCCCATGGAACTTTCCAATAGCCATGATTACTAGAAAGATCGCGCCAGCTCTAGCCGCTGGCTGTTCTGTTGTTGTTAAGCCAGCGGAAGATACACCGCTATCTGCACTTGCAATTACCGCCTTGGCGGAGCGAGCGGGTGTTCCTGCAGGACTTGTTAATGTTGTTACCTGTTCAAAATCCAATGCTGTGGCGGTTGGTGGTGAGTTAACAGGTAATTCTATTGTACGAAAAGTATCTTTTACTGGTTCCACACCGGTCGGTAAGCTTTTGATGCGTCAGGCGAGCGATACGGTTAAAAAAGTCAGTTTAGAATTGGGTGGAAACGCTCCATTTATTGTTTTTGATGATGCGGATCTTGATGCGGCTGTCTCTGGATTAATGGCTTCCAAGTACCGTAATACGGGGCAGACCTGTGTTTGTGCGAATCGTGTATATGTACAGTCTGGTGTTTACGATGTCTTCGTCGAAAAGCTGAAGACTGCAGTGAGTAAAATGGTTGTTGGTGATGGACTTGAGGGCGAAACTCATCAAGGACCTTTGATAAATCCAGCAGCGCTTGAAAAAGTAAGACGACACATAGCTGATGCTTTATCTAAAGGTGCTAAAGTTGGTTTAGGTGGTCAGGCGCATGCGCTAGGCGGTACTTTTTTCGAACCAACCATCCTTACTGAAGTAAATCAGGATATGTTAATTGCGAAGGAGGAAACATTTGGTCCGGTAGCTCCGTTATTTAGGTTTGAAACTGAAGAAGAGGCTATTGCTATGGCCAACGATTCGGAATTTGGTCTTTCTGCTTATTTTTATAGCAATGATATTCATCGTGTATGGCATGTCGCAGAAGCTCTTGAAGCCGGTATGATTGGTATAAATGAGGGGATTATATCGACCGAAGTAGCGCCCTTTGGCGGTATTAAGGAGAGTGGTTTAGGGCGTGAAGGATCCCGCTATGGCCTAGATGAATATATGGAACTTAAATATCTTTGCCTTGGTGGTATGCGCTAA
- a CDS encoding iron-containing alcohol dehydrogenase — MKAFTFNTTKSVICEPGSIKRLGAIVHEHIGKKVMLVTDLGLIKAGLLSSATDSLSEAGVDYCVFSDVVADPSSSIVEAAIVQAKTANIDGVIGFGGGSSMDVAKLVALLIGGEENLEDVYGVDQSKAKRLPLIQIPTTAGTGSEVTPISIITVGESEKKGVVTHQLLPDIALLDAELTLGLPALITAATGIDAMVHAIESYTSASANNNPVSRAIAREALRLLGANIETAVKDGTNIQARSNMLLGAMLAGQAFANSPVAGVHALAYPIGGIFHVPHGLSNALVLPQVMRFNASVCGDEYATLALDVFPRLVSVPEANRVDEFINCLQALSLDLGLEQTLREVGISESDLPTLASEAMKQIRLLVNNPKELAEEDILAIYRAVF; from the coding sequence ATGAAAGCATTTACTTTCAATACGACTAAAAGCGTCATTTGTGAACCGGGCTCAATTAAACGTCTCGGTGCCATCGTACACGAACATATTGGTAAGAAGGTAATGTTAGTTACCGATTTGGGGCTAATTAAAGCCGGTTTACTTAGCTCAGCTACTGACTCGTTAAGTGAGGCTGGTGTCGATTATTGCGTCTTTAGCGATGTTGTAGCAGACCCGTCTTCATCGATCGTTGAGGCTGCAATTGTGCAAGCTAAGACTGCAAATATCGATGGTGTTATCGGCTTTGGTGGAGGCTCTTCAATGGATGTAGCGAAGCTAGTAGCTCTGCTGATTGGTGGTGAGGAAAATCTAGAGGACGTTTACGGTGTCGATCAATCTAAAGCAAAGCGGCTTCCGTTAATCCAAATTCCGACAACAGCAGGTACTGGATCTGAGGTTACTCCTATTTCGATTATTACTGTTGGTGAGTCTGAGAAGAAGGGGGTTGTAACGCATCAACTTCTCCCAGATATTGCACTGTTAGATGCGGAGTTAACTTTAGGTTTACCCGCATTGATAACCGCTGCAACGGGCATTGATGCGATGGTTCATGCTATTGAAAGCTACACATCTGCATCGGCGAATAATAATCCAGTCTCTCGTGCTATTGCCCGAGAAGCGCTACGACTTTTAGGGGCAAATATAGAGACTGCTGTAAAAGATGGAACAAATATTCAGGCAAGGTCTAATATGCTGTTAGGGGCGATGCTTGCAGGACAAGCGTTTGCTAACTCGCCAGTAGCGGGAGTGCATGCCTTAGCTTACCCTATTGGTGGTATTTTCCATGTGCCGCATGGTCTTTCGAATGCGCTGGTGCTTCCTCAGGTTATGCGATTTAACGCCAGTGTTTGTGGAGATGAATATGCCACCTTAGCATTGGATGTTTTTCCCAGACTGGTGTCGGTTCCAGAGGCGAACAGAGTGGACGAATTCATAAATTGCCTTCAGGCATTGAGCTTAGATTTAGGACTAGAGCAAACTCTAAGAGAGGTTGGGATAAGTGAGTCGGATCTTCCTACCCTGGCGTCCGAAGCGATGAAGCAGATTAGGTTATTAGTAAATAATCCAAAAGAGTTAGCTGAAGAAGACATACTGGCAATATATCGAGCCGTTTTTTAA
- a CDS encoding ATP-binding cassette domain-containing protein: MLELKNVTTEIAGTTILRDVSFSVEKGSMVGLIGRNGAGKTTSLRSIMGLLKPKSGQVIINGKDMVKQGSFERASLSIGYMPEDRRLVPDLTVEENILAPAWACHLKNSEARLAWIYEMMPEVEAFSERRALQLSGGQQKLVALARAMMTGTNLLLLDEPFEGVAPALSRRLASVLSALKDEGLTVLLSESDQSHSADLIDKAFQIERGSVKPLASWT; this comes from the coding sequence ATGCTTGAACTAAAAAATGTTACTACGGAGATAGCGGGAACTACGATTCTTAGGGATGTTAGCTTTTCAGTTGAGAAAGGCTCAATGGTTGGCTTAATTGGTCGTAATGGTGCGGGCAAAACAACCTCGCTGCGTTCGATCATGGGGTTACTAAAACCTAAGTCAGGACAGGTAATAATTAATGGTAAAGATATGGTAAAACAGGGTTCATTCGAGCGCGCTAGTCTATCTATAGGTTACATGCCTGAAGATCGCCGCTTAGTTCCTGATTTGACGGTTGAAGAAAACATATTGGCACCAGCTTGGGCCTGTCATCTAAAAAATTCCGAGGCTCGGCTTGCTTGGATCTATGAAATGATGCCAGAAGTTGAGGCATTTTCAGAACGCCGCGCTTTACAGCTATCTGGAGGTCAGCAAAAGTTAGTCGCCTTAGCTAGAGCCATGATGACAGGCACTAATTTATTGCTGCTTGATGAGCCCTTTGAAGGTGTCGCTCCTGCTCTTTCAAGACGCCTCGCCAGTGTTTTAAGTGCATTAAAAGATGAAGGATTGACAGTGTTGCTTTCTGAATCAGACCAGTCTCATTCAGCGGACCTTATCGATAAGGCGTTTCAGATCGAGCGTGGCAGTGTTAAGCCGCTCGCTTCTTGGACCTAG
- a CDS encoding ABC transporter ATP-binding protein yields the protein MSALLKTVNLERSFGAVTAATDINVELNSGEIVGVIGSNGAGKTTFINMVTGYIQPSSGDILVRGKSIVGKSTREVSLAGVGRSFQVAQLFQGLTVLDNMLIAFGFSVDRKLSFLKPLRSTEKIEKAIEVLREYDIEKYADEVVSTLPQGVRKLLDIAMAMLSSPSLMLLDEPTSGVAVEDKFILMDTVMTAVRKSGAATLFVEHDMEVVLRYADRVLAFYDGRVLADGPTHKVLSDPKVQALVVGHHLDLSNQMPSNNQESRDA from the coding sequence ATGAGTGCTTTATTAAAAACCGTAAATCTCGAAAGAAGCTTTGGCGCCGTTACGGCGGCCACTGATATCAATGTTGAGCTCAATAGTGGCGAAATCGTTGGCGTTATTGGTTCCAATGGTGCGGGAAAAACCACATTTATAAATATGGTAACTGGATACATTCAGCCTTCTAGTGGCGATATCCTAGTGAGGGGAAAATCTATCGTTGGAAAGTCAACTCGGGAGGTGTCGCTGGCTGGTGTCGGACGCTCTTTCCAAGTTGCCCAACTATTTCAAGGGCTGACAGTCTTAGACAATATGTTGATTGCATTTGGTTTCTCTGTTGATCGTAAACTGAGCTTTTTAAAGCCTTTAAGATCGACTGAAAAAATTGAAAAAGCAATTGAGGTTCTACGTGAATATGACATTGAAAAATACGCTGACGAGGTTGTATCAACGCTTCCTCAGGGTGTTCGTAAATTGCTTGATATCGCAATGGCCATGTTGTCGAGTCCTAGTCTGATGTTGCTAGATGAGCCGACATCCGGTGTGGCTGTCGAGGATAAATTTATTTTGATGGATACGGTGATGACGGCCGTGCGTAAGAGTGGGGCGGCTACTCTTTTTGTAGAGCATGATATGGAAGTTGTTTTGCGATATGCCGATCGAGTGCTCGCTTTCTACGATGGTCGTGTACTCGCTGATGGCCCTACCCATAAGGTTTTATCAGACCCTAAAGTTCAGGCGTTAGTGGTAGGCCATCATCTTGATTTAAGTAATCAAATGCCCTCAAATAATCAGGAGTCTAGAGATGCTTGA
- a CDS encoding branched-chain amino acid ABC transporter permease, with protein sequence MRTRSKALLLILGITTLVVCLLLPQWMSYLVTIAMGKGLVVLGLVLLMRAGLVSFGQGLYYCVGAYVAGVLTQFVGITDIVLILLAAVVIGVLIAAMIGLLLCRYREIFFAMFSLAFSMILYGLLVRNQVLGSTDGFNVANPSLLGWNPGPDGASNLVIGVAIFLVFTLGIMAWRYLNSLSGYGGEAVRENEIRLEYLGGSVFKVIYVKYLIAAGLASMGGAITALVSGHVDPEMAYWTTSGEFVFIALMGGTGHVAAPLIGSVLFESLRTYAFAVSPYTWQMILGVVLLAIIVFLPSGLWSLVERFKKKARKTI encoded by the coding sequence ATGAGAACAAGATCTAAAGCATTACTACTAATTCTTGGTATCACCACTCTTGTTGTTTGTCTTCTTTTGCCTCAATGGATGTCATATTTAGTGACCATCGCTATGGGTAAAGGTTTGGTTGTACTTGGCTTGGTTCTGTTGATGAGAGCGGGTTTAGTATCCTTCGGTCAAGGGCTTTATTACTGCGTGGGCGCTTATGTCGCAGGTGTACTGACTCAGTTTGTAGGAATAACTGATATTGTACTGATATTGCTGGCGGCGGTGGTGATAGGTGTTCTAATTGCTGCGATGATAGGTTTGTTACTATGTCGTTATAGAGAAATTTTCTTTGCCATGTTTTCTTTGGCGTTTTCCATGATTCTGTATGGATTACTGGTGCGTAATCAAGTGCTAGGTTCAACGGATGGTTTTAATGTAGCAAATCCGAGCTTACTAGGCTGGAATCCAGGACCAGACGGTGCTTCTAATTTAGTCATAGGAGTAGCGATATTTCTGGTTTTTACCCTTGGTATTATGGCTTGGCGTTATCTTAACTCACTCTCCGGATATGGCGGAGAAGCTGTTCGCGAAAATGAGATTCGCCTCGAATATTTAGGCGGATCTGTTTTTAAGGTGATTTACGTTAAGTATTTAATAGCAGCGGGATTAGCTTCGATGGGAGGGGCGATTACCGCGCTCGTAAGTGGTCATGTTGACCCTGAAATGGCCTATTGGACAACTTCTGGTGAGTTTGTATTCATTGCTCTAATGGGAGGGACTGGGCATGTAGCTGCGCCATTAATTGGTTCTGTTCTATTTGAGTCCCTTCGTACCTATGCGTTTGCAGTGTCTCCTTATACTTGGCAAATGATTCTTGGTGTTGTTTTGTTGGCTATCATTGTGTTCTTACCTTCAGGCCTTTGGTCTTTAGTAGAGCGGTTCAAGAAGAAAGCGAGGAAAACGATATGA